Below is a window of Cytobacillus firmus DNA.
AGCAAGTTCATCATTTCCGGCATTTTATCTTCTAAATAGGCTTCATATTGATTCAATGAAATCACTCCTTTGTAAATAATCAGGGTTACGCTTCGTTAATTCCAATGGCTGATCCTGGCCTGCTTGAATCAGCAGCTCCATGCAGCATGCCAGTTTTGGGATCCATCAGGATTGCCTGGACATTCCCAATTGGCCTGTCTGTATCATCAAACTGAAATCCCATTTTGCGGAGCTTGTCAATTTCACCTTGGCCAATGCCTTGTTCGGTCCAGACATCAGGTCCTACACTGTTATAAATCCTTGGTTCTTCGATTGCATCTTTTACATCCATTTCAAAGTCGAGTATATGGCTGATAACCTGCGAAACTGAAGAAACAATGGTTGGGCCGCCAGGAGAGCCCAGCGTTAAAACAGGCACCCCATCTTTGAATACTATTCCAGGTACTTTTGCGCTGACCGGCTGTTTATTTGGTGCCACGCTATTAATATGATCCGGTTCAGGTGTAAAATCGGTCAAATCATTGTTAAGCAAAAATCCGTAACCTGGTACCATGATGCCTGAACCCATAATATGCTCATTCGAAGACGTGCAGGCTGCAATGTTTCCCCATTTGTCCGCAACGGTAAAATGCGTAGTATCTTTTCCTGTTTGATATACTTTTACTTCGCCCCTGGGACGATCGCTGCCCTGGAACTTCCAGGGGTTGCCGCAGTCAATTTCCGGATTTCTCGATTTCCAGTCAATCATTCCCCGCCGTTCTTCTAAATACTCTTTCTGAAGCAGACCTTCAACCGGAATTTCAGAAAAATGAGGATCTCCCATATAAGCCAGCTTATCAGTGAATGCTAATCTCATTGCCTCTGAGAATAAATAATACTTTTCCCAGGAAGATACTCCATACTTGTTAAGCTCAAACCCTTCCAAAATCCCTAAAATCTGCAGCAGTGAAATTCCCCCGCCATTAGGTGGTCCTGGAACG
It encodes the following:
- the ggt gene encoding gamma-glutamyltransferase — protein: MDKVDTRHMENDTEDKRQKATGTHGMAASAVHEATEAGAAILRNGGNAMDALVAIQFALSVVEVFNTGIGASGYVVYYDQKTKKTKVINGHSQTPSGADKDQFLNKQGEITPYFQQTIDAKSAGIPGIMKAMDEGHKRFGTKPMEDLIEPAVKLAEEGFRVNWQWDEVIEILHIRMGKEAKRFFMPGGVPLVQGDWVQNKDLAKTLRILQKNGIQAIYEGEIADAIIKTLKEQGGIMTNEDLQNYRAPIEEPVMGTYRDYEIAVPGPPNGGGISLLQILGILEGFELNKYGVSSWEKYYLFSEAMRLAFTDKLAYMGDPHFSEIPVEGLLQKEYLEERRGMIDWKSRNPEIDCGNPWKFQGSDRPRGEVKVYQTGKDTTHFTVADKWGNIAACTSSNEHIMGSGIMVPGYGFLLNNDLTDFTPEPDHINSVAPNKQPVSAKVPGIVFKDGVPVLTLGSPGGPTIVSSVSQVISHILDFEMDVKDAIEEPRIYNSVGPDVWTEQGIGQGEIDKLRKMGFQFDDTDRPIGNVQAILMDPKTGMLHGAADSSRPGSAIGINEA